TCAGGGACGGCGAGATGACCGTGATGCGCACCTCGGGCCTCAGCGTGCTGCGCATCGGCGTGCCCGTCATCGTGCTGGGCGCCGTCATCAGCGTTGGGGCCTACCTGCTCAACGAGTACGTGGTGCCCGAGGCCAACCACCGCTATGAGGTCCACCTTCGCCGCGCCATCCTGGCCGACCCCGTGCCGGCCATCTCGGAGAACGTCTTCTTCAGGGGGACGCCCACCCACTGGTTTTACGTGCGCAGAGTGGACCGGTCGACGCGCCAGCTCCTGGACGCCCTTGTCTACGAGCTGCGCCCGGGTACCTTCCCCGCCATCTACACGGCGCGGCGGGGCTGGTACGAGGGGCGCACCTGGCACCTCGAAGACGTCACCATGAAGCAGCTTGACGCCGACGGGTACGTTCAACTGGAATCCAGCATGAAGGCGTACGAGCTGACCCTTGCCGAACCGACGGAGGCCTACCTGGGTTCACAGAAGAGCACCGAGGAGATGAGCCGCCGTGAACTGCGCGATCAGATCCGGCGGCTGCGCCAGGCCGGGGTGACGGCGCGCTCTTTGGTGGTGGACTATCACTTCAAGCTCGCCCTGC
Above is a genomic segment from Bacillota bacterium containing:
- a CDS encoding LptF/LptG family permease; amino-acid sequence: MRVRRLDRYVAGEFIVPFVATAAGFLVLLLTSTIFQLTDLLVVQRTALGVTMWLLALKIPSALSIALPIASLFATLLSAGRLVRDGEMTVMRTSGLSVLRIGVPVIVLGAVISVGAYLLNEYVVPEANHRYEVHLRRAILADPVPAISENVFFRGTPTHWFYVRRVDRSTRQLLDALVYELRPGTFPAIYTARRGWYEGRTWHLEDVTMKQLDADGYVQLESSMKAYELTLAEPTEAYLGSQKSTEEMSRRELRDQIRRLRQAGVTARSLVVDYHFKLALPVANLVLVLLGLPLSLYGGRGGRAFGAAASLGLTLLYYVIFALCRSLGNSGALDPLAAAWMPNLLYLATAAWLFVRAEWAA